A genomic window from Castor canadensis chromosome 18, mCasCan1.hap1v2, whole genome shotgun sequence includes:
- the LOC109690506 gene encoding LOW QUALITY PROTEIN: uncharacterized protein (The sequence of the model RefSeq protein was modified relative to this genomic sequence to represent the inferred CDS: inserted 1 base in 1 codon), protein MVDTGAQYSVLNKPTEPLSQRISLVQGATGSKAYQWTSKHQVDLGRHQVTHSFLVIPECPAPLLGCDLLTKVRAHIHFEPDGIKVTDGQGQPLQVLTMSLEDEHRLFSLRDPPPKPIEWSPEMAYWIQTYPQAWAEIAGVGLAEHRAPVIVEIKASAQPIRVRQYPMSSEAWRGIAPHINHLLEAGILWPCRSAWNTPLLPVKKPGGKDYRPVQDLREVNKRVEDIHPTVPNPYTLLSHLPPSHVWYTTLDLKDAFFSIALAPNSQHIFAFEWHDENTGTPGQLTWTRLPQGFKNSPTLFNEALNQDLDSYRWSHSSVTLLQYVDDLLLAAASEAECWQATGDLLQELGKLGYRASAKKAQICRQTVTYLGYELKEGTRWLTNAMKETILRLPVPTSAREVREFLGTAGYCRLWILGYAELAKPLYKATKDKAPWAWGPDQQKAFEELKTTLLRAPALXLPDPLKPFTLFVDERRGIAKGVLMQRLGPWKWPVAYLSRRLDPVAAGWPPCLRIIAAVALMVKDADKLTFGQHLKVVTPHAVEGVLKHPPGRWMINVRLTHYQGLLLDAPRILFSDPVSLNLATLLPNPDLEAPLHDCQEIIAEITQVRPDLQDSTLPNSELVWYTDGSSFVLDGVRKAGATVVDQGGNIIWSALLPPGTSAQKAELIALAEGKRVTVYTDSHYAFGTVHVHGAIYRERGFITAEGKELHNLPESQRLLTAVQKLQAVAVVHVPGHQSAQTPEATGNQRADIAARNAALASTTLALTLPMPKLPCLPPRPEYTLEDKQWIQDHWCPEPNQQGWYHDIEGRLILPEKLGLFLLSNLHRANHLGKKKLLALLESARLQFPHHSPDSKDCGPMCWVPGYETQQKGTPTYRLMASGLGSITPTCVKPIIRNRKRLESGPHGGTQATH, encoded by the exons atggtggacacaggggcccaatattcagtccttaataaacctactgagccactgtcccagagaattagccttgtgcagggagccactggatccaaggcatatcaatggactagcaaacatcaggtggatttgggccgacatcaggtgacccattcctttctggtcattcctgagtgccctgccccccttctgggatgcgatctgctaactaaggtgagggctcacattcactttgagccggacggtatcaaagtgacagatggacaaggacagcccctccaagtcttgaccatgtctctcgaggatgaacatcgcttgttctccttgcgggaccctcccccgaaacctattgagtggtcccctgaaatggcttattggattcaaacctacccccaggcttgggcagaaatagcaggtgtggggctggcggaacatcgagccccggtaatagtagagatcaaggcttcggctcagcccatccgagtccgtcagtatcccatgtcttctgagGCATGGAGGGGCATTGCCCCTCACATAAACcatctcctggaggctggaatattatggccctgccgttctgcttggaacactccactcctccccgttaagaaacccgggggaaaagactataggccagtccaagatttaagggaagtaaacaagagggttgaggacatccaccccacagtccccaacccctataccttgctgagccatttgcccccctcccatgtttggtataccactttggacttaaaggatgctttttttagcatagccctggcacccaatagtcaacacatttttgcctttgaatggcatgatgaaaatacgggaacccccggacagttaacatggactagacttccacaaggtttcaaaaactcccctacactgttcaatgaggctcttaatcaggatctggactcatatcgctggagccacagttccgtcacacttttgcagtatgtagatgacttgcttctggcagctgcatctgaagctgagtgctggcaagccactggagacctcctccaggagctggggaagttgggctatcgggccagtgcaaagaaggctcaaatttgtagacaaacagtcacctacctggggtatgagcTAAAAGAGGGAACtagatggttaacgaatgctatgaaagaaactattctccgactccccgtccccacctcGGCTCGAGAAGTCCGCGAGTTCCTGGGGACGGCAGGCTACTGcaggctgtggatattggggtatgctgaactggcaaaacccttatacaaggcaactaaggacaaggccccttgggcctgggggccagatcaacaaaaggcctttgaggagctcaagaccaccctcttgagagccccggccc gtctgccagaccctctaaagcccttcaccctctttgtagacgaaagaagggggatagcgaaaggggtactaatgcagcgcctagggccctggaagtggccagttgcttatctatccagaaggttagacccagttgcagcgggctggcccccatgcctgcggatcatagcggcagttgccttaatggtaaaggatgcagataagctcacttttgggcaacatctgaaggtggtaaccccccatgcagtagagggagtcctaaagcaccctccaggtagatggatgatcAACgtccgactgactcattaccaagggctcttgctggatgctccccgaaTCCTCTTCTCCGACCCAGTCTCTCTAAAtctggccaccttgctgccaaatccggacctggaagcccctctacatgactgtcaggagattatagctgaaatcacccaagtgcgccctgatctccaggactcaaccctacccaacagtgagctggtatggtatacagatgggagtagtttcGTCTTGGATGGGGTGCGTAAGGCGGGTGCAacggtggtggaccaaggtgggaacataatttggagtgccctgctgcccccggggacctcagcccagaaggccgaactgatTGCGCTGGCAGAGGGAAAaagagtgactgtttataccgacagccATTATGCTTTCGGCACtgtccatgtacatggcgccatctaccgGGAAAGAGGTTTCATTACAGCGGAAGGAAAGGAGTTACATAACCTCCCGGAGAGccagagactactgactgcaGTGCAGAAGCTCCAAGCTGtggcggtagtacatgttcctggtcaccaatctgcccagactccagaagctacgGGGAACCAGCGTGCGGACATAGCggcccgaaatgctgctttggcctccacgaccctagcgcTGACCTTACCCATGCCCAAGCTTCCATGCTTGCCACCGCGACCcgagtacaccctggaagacaaacaatggatccaagatcactggtgcccagagcccaatcagcaaggctggtatcatgatatcgaagggcggctgatccttcctgaaaagttaggactgtttctcctctccaatttacatcgagccaaccatttaggcaagaagaaactacttgcCCTCCTCGAGTCGGCCCGCCTCCAGTTCCCGCAtcacagcccagattcaaaagattgtggaccaatgtgttgggtgccaggctatgaaacccagcaaaaagggactcctacatacag gttgatggcatcgggccttgggtccatcactcccacgtgtgtcaagccaatcatcaggaacagaaaaaggctagagagtggaccgcACGGCGGCACCCAGgcaacccattga